One Diospyros lotus cultivar Yz01 chromosome 1, ASM1463336v1, whole genome shotgun sequence genomic window carries:
- the LOC127803265 gene encoding probable pinoresinol-lariciresinol reductase 3 isoform X2, whose amino-acid sequence MEEKKTRILIVGASGRLGFELAKASLEAAHPTFALVRDSAFSDPHKSSKLQVLSTSGAVLLKGSLEDQISLVEAVRQVDVVICAVASRQVLDQKPLIAAIKEAGGVKRFIPSEFGTDPDKTRISGLDYNFYARKAEIRRIVEAEGIPYTCICCNFFASYLLPSLVQPGLKTPPRDKVMIFGDGNVKGVFMKESDVAAFTINAADDPRTLNKVVHLRPQGNVYSMNELVDVWQNKIGKKLEKIFVSEEELLKKIKGL is encoded by the exons ATGGAGGAGAAGAAGACCAGGATACTGATAGTGGGAGCGAGCGGACGTCTAGGGTTCGAATTAGCCAAAGCCAGCCTCGAAGCCGCCCATCCCACCTTCGCCCTTGTCCGAGACTCCGCCTTCTCCGATCCTCACAAATCCAGCAAGCTCCAAGTCCTATCCACTTCCGGCGCCGTTCTCCTCAAG GGATCGCTAGAAGATCAAATTTCGCTCGTCGAAGCTGTCCGGCAAGTCGACGTCGTCATTTGCGCCGTTGCGTCTAGGCAGGTGCTCGACCAGAAGCCTCTCATTGCTGCTATAAAGGAAGCCGGCGGTGTCAAG AGATTCATTCCATCTGAATTTGGAACAGATCCAGATAAAACTAGAATATCTGGCTTGGACTACAATTTCTATGCAAGGAAAGCGGAAATTCGGCGCATTGTAGAAGCTGAAGGCATTCCCTACACCTGCATATGCTGTAACTTCTTCGCGAGCTACTTACTTCCATCACTAGTTCAACCAGGCTTAAAGACTCCTCCTAGAGACAAAGTGATGATATTTGGAGATGGAAATGTTAAAG GTGTTTTCATGAAGGAAAGCGATGTTGCTGCCTTTACCATCAATGCGGCTGATGATCCACGAACACTGAATAAAGTTGTCCACCTGAGGCCCCAGGGAAATGTTTATTCCATGAATGAGCTGGTCGATGTTTGGCAGAATAAGATTGGGAAGAAGCTTGAGAAGATCTTTGTCTCAGAAGAGGAACTTCTCAAGAAAATTAAAGGTTTGTAA
- the LOC127803265 gene encoding probable pinoresinol-lariciresinol reductase 3 isoform X1, whose translation MEEKKTRILIVGASGRLGFELAKASLEAAHPTFALVRDSAFSDPHKSSKLQVLSTSGAVLLKGSLEDQISLVEAVRQVDVVICAVASRQVLDQKPLIAAIKEAGGVKRFIPSEFGTDPDKTRISGLDYNFYARKAEIRRIVEAEGIPYTCICCNFFASYLLPSLVQPGLKTPPRDKVMIFGDGNVKGVFMKESDVAAFTINAADDPRTLNKVVHLRPQGNVYSMNELVDVWQNKIGKKLEKIFVSEEELLKKIKETPYPENLDMVFIYCAFVKGDQTYFDTESPGGVDGTRLYPNQKYVTISEFLDTLL comes from the exons ATGGAGGAGAAGAAGACCAGGATACTGATAGTGGGAGCGAGCGGACGTCTAGGGTTCGAATTAGCCAAAGCCAGCCTCGAAGCCGCCCATCCCACCTTCGCCCTTGTCCGAGACTCCGCCTTCTCCGATCCTCACAAATCCAGCAAGCTCCAAGTCCTATCCACTTCCGGCGCCGTTCTCCTCAAG GGATCGCTAGAAGATCAAATTTCGCTCGTCGAAGCTGTCCGGCAAGTCGACGTCGTCATTTGCGCCGTTGCGTCTAGGCAGGTGCTCGACCAGAAGCCTCTCATTGCTGCTATAAAGGAAGCCGGCGGTGTCAAG AGATTCATTCCATCTGAATTTGGAACAGATCCAGATAAAACTAGAATATCTGGCTTGGACTACAATTTCTATGCAAGGAAAGCGGAAATTCGGCGCATTGTAGAAGCTGAAGGCATTCCCTACACCTGCATATGCTGTAACTTCTTCGCGAGCTACTTACTTCCATCACTAGTTCAACCAGGCTTAAAGACTCCTCCTAGAGACAAAGTGATGATATTTGGAGATGGAAATGTTAAAG GTGTTTTCATGAAGGAAAGCGATGTTGCTGCCTTTACCATCAATGCGGCTGATGATCCACGAACACTGAATAAAGTTGTCCACCTGAGGCCCCAGGGAAATGTTTATTCCATGAATGAGCTGGTCGATGTTTGGCAGAATAAGATTGGGAAGAAGCTTGAGAAGATCTTTGTCTCAGAAGAGGAACTTCTCAAGAAAATTAAAG AGACTCCCTATCCAGAAAACTTGGACATGGTTTTCATATATTGTGCTTTTGTGAAAGGAGACCAAACATACTTTGATACGGAGTCACCTGGTGGCGTGGATGGGACAAGGCTGTATCCAAACCAGAAATACGTTACCATAAGCGAGTTTTTGGACACCCTATTGTAA
- the LOC127803291 gene encoding protein RADIALIS-like 3 — protein sequence MASSSLSSRRPSSWTPQQNKLFEQALAYYDKDTPDRWHNIARAVGGGKSAEEVKLHYDILLEDLRRIESGRVPIPNYRSAAINSDEEQRLLRFLRLQ from the exons ATGGCGTCGAGCTCGCTTAGTTCAAGAAGGCCATCGTCATGGACGCCGCAGCAGAACAAGCTGTTTGAGCAGGCGCTGGCTTATTATGACAAGGACACGCCGGACCGGTGGCACAACATAGCCAGGGCGGTCGGTGGCGGCAAGTCGGCCGAGGAAGTGAAGCTGCACTACGACATACTTCTCGAGGATCTCCGGCGGATCGAGTCCGGCCGGGTCCCCATCCCCAATTACAGGTCCGCAGCCATTAATTCCGATGAGGAACAGAG GCTTCTCAGGTTCCTCAGGCTGCAATGA
- the LOC127803277 gene encoding syntaxin-112-like → MNDLMTKSFLSYVELKKQAMKDLEAGPDIETGQLDPADERNLSQFFEEVAAVKADMEEITSLLLDLQDLNKETKSTHSAKVLRGLRDRIRSDMVTVLRKARIIKTRLELLDQSNVENRRIHREGSPIDRTRMSVTNGLRIKLRNMMNDFQSLRKKIGPEHREPGEEVIEEMVKNGDLEGKKTDLVMENEETEKSLKEIRRSLAELHQIFLDMAVLVETQGEKINDVEENVAIGRAYTGSGTKELVQAGKMEKKRKWACWIGIVFLVLFLACLVLVLT, encoded by the coding sequence ATGAATGATCTTATGACAAAATCATTTCTTAGTTACGTCGAATTGAAGAAACAGGCCATGAAAGATCTCGAAGCAGGGCCGGACATCGAGACGGGTCAACTCGACCCGGCTGATGAGCGAAACCTATCGCAGTTCTTCGAAGAAGTGGCTGCAGTCAAGGCTGACATGGAAGAGATCACCAGTCTCCTTCTTGATCTCCAAGACCTAAATAAAGAAACCAAATCCACCCACAGTGCCAAAGTTCTTCGGGGCCTCAGAGACCGAATCAGGTCTGACATGGTCACTGTTCTTCGAAAGGCGAGGATCATCAAGACTAGACTGGAATTGCTTGATCAATCCAATGTGGAAAACCGGAGAATTCACAGAGAAGGAAGCCCCATTGATCGAACAAGAATGTCGGTGACCAATGGTCTGAGAATCAAACTGAGAAACATGATGAACGACTTCCAGTCTTTGAGGAAAAAGATTGGTCCAGAGCATAGAGAACCAGGAGAGGAAGTGATCGAAGAAATGGTGAAAAATGGGGATTTGGAGGGGAAGAAGACGGATTTGGTCATGGAGAATGAGGAAACAGAGAAGTCTCTGAAGGAGATACGGAGGAGTTTGGCTGAGCTCCACCAAATCTTTCTTGACATGGCGGTCCTCGTTGAGACACAGGGCGAAAAGATTAACGATGTTGAAGAGAATGTGGCCATTGGCAGAGCTTATACGGGTAGTGGGACAAAGGAGCTTGTTCAGGCTGggaagatggagaagaagaggaagtgggcaTGCTGGATTGGTATTGTATTTCTGGTGCTGTTTCTAGCGTGCCTTGTTTTAGTTTTGACCTGA